Proteins encoded together in one Rubripirellula reticaptiva window:
- a CDS encoding autotransporter outer membrane beta-barrel domain-containing protein, with amino-acid sequence MKLRTEAKSKLKRPQGRNGRIRRWAGQALRMLPLLMATSAASAQGTITFDQSEDFASSFTKQVGTVNAEFFNPGPFGHFHDRASGLEFSDFEPNTFTLRFDQSVRWTQYDINNSNDAGNYFTFTGAGVSATAQSAETGTDKRPSTPFTFLANEDYFFAATFPSSGSFYLQNLVFELLRDRTTGQINGTSAQVGFQNSSASFRSLSQQLQSIAATQRFSGGYQPLALTMPTRDDAIALVGYQETYVASGSSVAGGSACDAQCQSRINPWGGWISGYGVGGDVRSQGGISGLDYSSGGTQLGIYRNVDRYTLLGMFGGYSNQNVDSDDGDTADIESGQVGAFLRRGDCRGDYYILAGTAAYDHYRTARDSGARGEFDGGQLGTYLERGREIQWGRTVLRPNVGLQYIWLHQDGHSETGLGAANLDGVNEHSLRALVGSSFQGPSRSMIGGNVSPYASAHWMHEFLDTTTNVNGQVGGAGFTTSGLSLGRDWAVIGTGLNYSRGGWTSLFAGYNLQTNDRQTFHAGNGGLQFAW; translated from the coding sequence ATGAAACTACGCACGGAAGCAAAATCAAAATTGAAACGGCCGCAAGGAAGAAATGGAAGAATAAGACGGTGGGCTGGCCAGGCTTTACGAATGTTGCCGCTGCTGATGGCGACTTCGGCTGCGAGCGCCCAGGGGACTATCACGTTCGATCAGAGCGAAGACTTCGCGAGTAGTTTCACCAAGCAAGTGGGAACGGTTAACGCAGAGTTCTTTAACCCAGGCCCTTTCGGCCATTTCCACGATCGCGCATCCGGGCTGGAGTTTAGCGACTTCGAACCAAATACGTTCACACTAAGGTTCGACCAATCGGTTCGCTGGACCCAATACGATATCAACAACAGCAATGATGCTGGGAACTATTTCACGTTCACGGGCGCAGGGGTTTCAGCCACGGCTCAGTCCGCCGAGACTGGAACCGATAAACGTCCATCAACGCCGTTCACTTTCTTGGCCAATGAAGACTATTTCTTTGCGGCTACATTTCCGAGCTCCGGTTCCTTTTACTTGCAGAATCTTGTCTTCGAGTTGCTAAGAGATCGCACGACAGGGCAGATCAATGGCACATCGGCGCAGGTTGGTTTTCAGAACAGCAGCGCGTCGTTTCGTTCGCTGAGCCAACAATTGCAAAGCATTGCGGCGACCCAAAGGTTCAGCGGTGGTTACCAGCCGCTCGCCTTGACAATGCCGACTCGCGACGATGCGATCGCATTGGTGGGCTATCAAGAAACTTATGTGGCATCCGGTTCATCGGTCGCTGGTGGCAGTGCCTGTGACGCGCAGTGTCAATCACGAATCAACCCATGGGGCGGTTGGATCAGCGGCTACGGTGTCGGCGGTGATGTGCGATCGCAAGGAGGCATTTCCGGATTGGACTACAGCAGTGGTGGCACCCAGTTGGGCATCTATCGCAACGTCGATCGCTATACGCTGCTGGGTATGTTTGGCGGATACAGCAACCAGAACGTGGACTCCGACGATGGCGACACTGCCGATATCGAAAGTGGTCAAGTTGGTGCGTTCTTGCGTCGTGGCGATTGCCGAGGCGACTACTACATTCTGGCGGGAACAGCGGCTTACGATCACTACCGGACCGCCCGTGACTCGGGGGCTCGCGGTGAATTCGATGGAGGCCAACTGGGTACCTATTTGGAACGTGGCCGTGAAATTCAGTGGGGCCGCACCGTGCTGCGTCCCAATGTCGGACTGCAATACATCTGGCTGCACCAAGACGGGCATTCCGAAACAGGTCTCGGCGCGGCGAACTTGGACGGTGTTAACGAACACTCGTTGCGTGCCCTAGTTGGCAGTTCATTCCAGGGCCCATCTCGATCGATGATCGGTGGCAACGTTTCGCCGTACGCTTCGGCCCACTGGATGCATGAATTCCTCGATACGACCACGAACGTAAACGGCCAAGTCGGTGGCGCCGGATTCACGACCAGCGGTCTAAGCTTGGGACGCGACTGGGCCGTGATTGGCACGGGCTTGAACTACAGCCGTGGTGGATGGACAAGTCTGTTTGCTGGTTACAACCTGCAAACCAACGATCGGCAAACGTTCCATGCTGGTAACGGCGGTTTGCAATTCGCTTGGTAA